CTTCGGGATTGTCGCTGCCGCGGACCTCGGGCGACCAGAGCACGCCGGCAAAACCGCTGTTGACCACGGCCGTGATGTATTCGCCGAAGTCGTAGTTGTCGTTGTAGATCACGAACGGGAAGGACGAGGCGCCGGCGTTGGTGCCGCGCACCTGGCCAAACGTTCGGCGATCGAGGGCGCGAAACTCCTCGAGCAACACGCGCTGGACCAGCAGTCCGTAAGTTTGGCGAAGCTGCTCCGCGTGGTGACCGGACGGGAAGGTTGCGGTTTCGGGCCAGAGATAGCGATCGTACCCATCCACCTCGTCCACCTTGAAGCCGCCGACGGCTCGCGGGTGCAGCCGGAGGACTTCGTCGCGGAGGTGTCCCGCGAGGGTGGCGCGCGCCTCGGGCAGGGTGTAGTCGGGGACCAGGCCGTTCCAGACCAGGTGAGAGCCCGCGAAAGGCAGCATGCGGCCGTAAAGCTTGCCGTGCGGCGGACCGATGTAGGGATTGAACCACAGGTTTGCGCGCACGCCGAGCCGGTCGAGTTCACCCAGGAGGCCGGCTGGGTCGGGGAAGCGGGTGGGGTCCCATTCGAGCGAGCACGGGTAGGCGTGGCTCATCCAACCGGGTTCGAGGCCGATCATGTCGAGCGGCAGGCCGTGTTCGCGGAACGCGGCCACATCGGCGAGCACGTCGGCGGCCGTCGCTTTGGTCGGGAGGCGCGTCAGAAACCCGAGGCCCCATTTGGGCGGCAGGGAGCCGCCGCCGCAAAACAGGTTGTAGCGCCGCAGCGCATCCATGGGTGAGGGACCGGCGAAGACGTAGACATCGAACCCCGGGGCATTGGCCAGAACTTCGATCGAATCCGAGGGGAGCGCCGAGATCCACGGCGCCGGAATCGGTGCGGTGCCCGGTGTGGCGGGACGGATCGTGCGGGTGGTGCGGTCGACGACCGGAGGCTTTTGTTTGGCCGCTAGGCGGACACCGTGTCCCACCGAGACCTTGAGATAGCGGGCGCTGTCGAACAAGACCGCGAAGCCCCGGCTCGAGATGTAGAGGGGGACCGGCGCATGCGTGCGACCCGGCGTCGGGGCCCGCCGGTTCCAGTGGTCCACGTGGAGTTCGAAGATCTGGCCGTTGCGCCTCACGGTGCTGAAGTCCACGCCGAGGCCGTAAATGTCCTCGTTGGCGGCGAGCGGAAGGCGAAGCGCAACCTTCCAATCCATCTGGCGTACCTCGATCTCCGCTGCGTCCAACGGGAACGCCGCCGCGGGGAGGGAGGCCAGTCGCGTCAGTGCGGGCTGGACGCCCGCCGCGGAGAGCAGGCTGAGATCCTCGGGCTGGCCAAGCGATGCCTTCCACACTCCGGGCGCCACCTGTTGCCAGGAGGGGTTAACGGCCTGGGGTGCGGACTGCGCCCCTGACGCCAGGGCAGACAGGAGCAGAGCGGCTGCACCCAATCTCGCGACGGCCCTGTTAAGTAAAACGATATGCATACCGGTATAGTGCTCGACATTGCCCGGTCGGCAAGCATAGGTTGTGTACGCGCGTCAATTGTCGCCGCTTCACCTCGATCCCCATGTTGCCTCGCAGCCACCGTTCGCTTGCCCTGTTGTTTCTCGCCCAAGCCGGCAGCTGGCTCACGCCGTTGGCGGCGCAAGTGGGCGAGGGATGGGTCGAGTATCGCCCCGAGAGGAAGATTCACCTGGTGGATTTCGAGAACAAGGCGCTGCGGAAGGGCATGAGTTCCCTCGATTGGCGGCCGGCGGCGGCGGTGGGTGGGCCTACGCCGGCCTCGAGCTATGCGAGCGACGCGACGAGTGAAGTCGAGACCTTCATCCTGCATGACCACCGGGCGAATCGCGCAGAAATCCGGCTGCTCAACGAATATGGCCAAGGGGCCCGGCAGTTCGAGGGCTACGTGACGTTTTATGCGCCGACGGACGACCAGTCCGTGTTTCAGGTGTGGGGCAGCGACGAGGGGGCGACCCAGTTGATGCTGCGTGCCTTCGCGGCAAATGGGGGCGAACTGCGGGTGGCCAACCGGCCGGTCAAGGGCATGCCGGTTGTGGCCTCGGGCGTCAGGGGCCGGGAGGTGCGCGTGAACATCATCCATCTCCAGGAAGACGCGGGCAACCGG
This DNA window, taken from Oleiharenicola lentus, encodes the following:
- a CDS encoding TIM-barrel domain-containing protein → MAPGVWKASLGQPEDLSLLSAAGVQPALTRLASLPAAAFPLDAAEIEVRQMDWKVALRLPLAANEDIYGLGVDFSTVRRNGQIFELHVDHWNRRAPTPGRTHAPVPLYISSRGFAVLFDSARYLKVSVGHGVRLAAKQKPPVVDRTTRTIRPATPGTAPIPAPWISALPSDSIEVLANAPGFDVYVFAGPSPMDALRRYNLFCGGGSLPPKWGLGFLTRLPTKATAADVLADVAAFREHGLPLDMIGLEPGWMSHAYPCSLEWDPTRFPDPAGLLGELDRLGVRANLWFNPYIGPPHGKLYGRMLPFAGSHLVWNGLVPDYTLPEARATLAGHLRDEVLRLHPRAVGGFKVDEVDGYDRYLWPETATFPSGHHAEQLRQTYGLLVQRVLLEEFRALDRRTFGQVRGTNAGASSFPFVIYNDNYDFGEYITAVVNSGFAGVLWSPEVRGSDNPEDMLRRIQAVCLSPLALYNGWASPQKLWTHPSALPGIRAALRLRLQLLPYLYHTFAQYHLDGLPVIRPLQLVTSAAATTAGPGGQPALDATTNPYEAPAALKEIKDQYLLGDSLLVALLAPDAASRPVVLPPGRWYDFYTGRLAGEDTTIYVTPPADQLPLFVRDGAIIPRLAGEPLRAPRTGELPRLELWHYGEKPGALRLYDDDGETFAYERGNVSWTDLRAERSPDGTWHGTAITVAGTQTWSYSDPRWFFITP